One Oscillospiraceae bacterium genomic window carries:
- a CDS encoding DUF951 domain-containing protein, with amino-acid sequence MDFIKLNVGDKVKMRKKHPCGSDVFTVKRTGVDIRLECTGCGRQIMAPREEILKKIKSIVKEET; translated from the coding sequence ATGGATTTTATCAAACTCAATGTTGGCGACAAGGTAAAGATGCGTAAAAAGCATCCATGCGGCAGTGATGTGTTCACAGTCAAACGCACGGGCGTCGACATCCGGCTCGAATGCACCGGCTGCGGCCGTCAGATCATGGCGCCGCGCGAGGAAATTTTAAAAAAAATAAAATCGATCGTAAAAGAAGAAACTTGA
- a CDS encoding replication-associated recombination protein A, giving the protein MESTLVPLAERMRPTTLSQVVGQRHIVGPGSVLSRMVEQQKISNMIFFGPPGTGKTTVANIAAKAAGKRLYKLNGTTSSTADVKQIVEELDSLLGVDGVVVYLDEIQYFNKKQQQTLLSYMENGRITLIASTTENPFFYVYPAILSRSAVFEFKPVTEDDIKEDLERAARFIQAEQGIAVEFQGDSLSLLAAAGGGDLRRSINCFELAVQIAAEDSKAVLTDELIKSMSVGAPIFHDKDGDSHYDLLSAFQKSLRGSDENAGVYYLARLLEGGDLIGACRRLMVTAAEDIGLAYPQALPIVKAAVDMALQVGLPEARIPLADAVILLCTSPKSNSGICAIDAALEDIRSGRAGNIPDNLRDTHYDGAKKLGHGKGYVYPHSYPGHYYEQQYLPDALKDRKYYQFGDNKTEQAAKVYSDKIKDGH; this is encoded by the coding sequence ATGGAAAGCACACTTGTCCCTCTTGCCGAACGGATGCGGCCAACTACTTTATCGCAAGTAGTTGGGCAGCGCCATATCGTCGGGCCGGGCAGCGTGCTCTCTCGTATGGTCGAGCAGCAGAAAATCAGCAATATGATCTTCTTCGGCCCGCCCGGCACCGGCAAAACAACGGTGGCGAATATTGCCGCCAAAGCCGCCGGAAAAAGGCTCTATAAACTCAACGGCACGACTTCTTCCACCGCCGACGTCAAACAGATCGTCGAGGAACTCGATTCGCTGCTCGGCGTTGACGGCGTGGTAGTCTATCTCGACGAGATTCAATATTTCAATAAAAAACAACAGCAGACCTTGCTCTCGTATATGGAAAACGGACGCATCACGCTGATTGCATCGACGACCGAAAATCCGTTTTTTTACGTCTATCCGGCCATTTTGTCCCGCAGTGCGGTATTTGAGTTTAAGCCGGTCACTGAGGACGACATCAAAGAAGACCTTGAGCGCGCCGCGCGGTTTATTCAAGCAGAGCAGGGGATTGCCGTCGAATTTCAAGGCGATTCGCTCTCCCTGCTTGCGGCTGCCGGAGGCGGCGACCTTCGACGCTCGATCAACTGTTTCGAGCTCGCCGTGCAGATTGCGGCGGAGGACAGCAAAGCCGTCTTGACCGACGAACTGATCAAAAGCATGTCGGTCGGCGCGCCGATCTTTCACGACAAAGACGGCGATTCGCATTACGATTTATTATCCGCGTTTCAAAAGTCTCTGCGCGGCAGCGATGAAAACGCGGGTGTGTATTATTTGGCACGCTTACTCGAGGGCGGCGACTTGATCGGCGCCTGCCGCCGGCTGATGGTCACGGCAGCCGAAGATATCGGGCTTGCCTATCCCCAGGCGCTCCCGATTGTCAAAGCGGCGGTCGATATGGCGCTGCAAGTGGGGCTGCCCGAGGCGCGCATTCCGCTTGCCGATGCGGTGATATTGCTCTGCACTTCTCCAAAGTCGAACAGCGGTATCTGCGCCATTGACGCGGCGCTCGAGGACATCCGCTCCGGCAGAGCGGGCAATATCCCCGACAATCTGCGGGATACGCATTATGACGGCGCAAAAAAGCTCGGACACGGCAAGGGCTATGTCTATCCGCACAGTTATCCGGGGCATTATTATGAGCAGCAATATCTCCCTGATGCGCTGAAAGACCGGAAATACTATCAATTCGGGGACAACAAGACGGAGCAGGCGGCAAAGGTCTATTCCGACAAAATCAAGGACGGGCATTAG
- the glyA gene encoding serine hydroxymethyltransferase, whose amino-acid sequence MYKEYLDSIGFVKKFDPEVGTSMEAELAREQRNIELIASENFVSGAVMAAMGSVLTNKYAEGYPDKRYYGGCQCVDITENIARERAKKLFGADHANVQPHSGAQANFAVYFALANPGDTIMGMSLAHGGHLTHGSPVNVSGKYFNFVSYGVDEKTGRIDYDALEKTAKECKPKIIVAGASAYPREIDFVRIGGVAKEVGAYFMVDMAHIAGLVAAGLHVSPIPYADVVTTTTHKTLRGPRGGMILCKEEHAKAIDKAIFPGTQGGPLMHIIAAKAVCFGEALTDDFKVYQKKIINNAKTLADRLLARGFDLVSGGTDNHLMLVDLRKFNVTGVDMQHKLDEVYITANKNAIPGDPQKPTITSGIRLGTPAATTRGLDENDFKEVAELIYLTASDFEAKKQQIIDRVDAICAKYPLYR is encoded by the coding sequence ATGTATAAAGAATATCTGGACAGCATCGGTTTTGTGAAAAAATTCGACCCCGAAGTCGGAACCTCGATGGAGGCGGAACTCGCGCGTGAGCAGCGCAACATCGAACTCATCGCCTCGGAGAATTTCGTATCGGGCGCCGTAATGGCGGCAATGGGCAGCGTGCTGACCAACAAATACGCGGAAGGTTACCCGGACAAGCGTTATTACGGCGGCTGCCAGTGCGTCGACATCACCGAGAACATCGCCCGTGAACGGGCCAAAAAACTCTTCGGCGCGGACCATGCCAACGTCCAGCCTCATTCCGGCGCGCAGGCAAACTTTGCGGTCTATTTCGCGCTTGCAAACCCCGGCGACACCATCATGGGCATGTCGCTTGCGCACGGCGGCCATCTGACCCACGGCTCTCCGGTCAATGTCAGCGGGAAATATTTTAACTTTGTCTCCTACGGTGTGGATGAAAAAACCGGGCGCATCGACTACGACGCGCTTGAAAAAACAGCCAAAGAGTGCAAACCGAAAATTATCGTCGCGGGCGCAAGCGCCTATCCGCGTGAGATCGATTTTGTCCGCATCGGCGGAGTCGCTAAAGAAGTCGGCGCCTATTTTATGGTCGACATGGCCCATATCGCCGGACTGGTCGCAGCGGGTCTGCATGTGTCGCCGATCCCCTATGCCGACGTCGTCACCACCACGACCCACAAGACCCTGCGCGGCCCGCGCGGCGGCATGATCTTATGTAAAGAAGAACACGCCAAAGCCATCGATAAAGCCATCTTCCCGGGCACACAGGGCGGCCCTTTGATGCATATCATCGCAGCCAAAGCAGTCTGCTTCGGCGAAGCACTCACCGATGATTTCAAAGTTTATCAAAAAAAGATTATCAATAACGCCAAGACATTGGCTGACAGGCTGCTTGCGCGGGGATTTGATCTGGTCAGCGGCGGCACCGACAACCACTTGATGTTGGTCGACCTGCGCAAATTCAACGTCACCGGCGTCGATATGCAGCACAAACTCGATGAGGTTTACATCACCGCAAACAAAAACGCCATCCCCGGCGATCCCCAGAAGCCGACAATCACGAGCGGCATCCGTCTCGGCACCCCGGCGGCGACGACCAGAGGCCTTGACGAAAACGACTTCAAAGAAGTTGCGGAACTCATCTATCTGACCGCTTCGGATTTCGAGGCCAAAAAGCAGCAGATCATCGACCGGGTCGATGCCATTTGCGCCAAGTACCCGCTTTATCGGTAA
- a CDS encoding germination protein YpeB, translating to MHPIRTLSRRSLIRVALFVFGALFIAVCFAISGYVVANNYRTALEYSYTRALDDLGYYAQSINTSLTKGMYAGTKTQFLATVNKLSTDAAQAKSNLSILPQSGVDLTNTYKFLSQVGEYSMALNRKLATGGTITDEEWNTMKQLSAYSTAMSDEVEVMRSIVMDRDFLNGQVKKIMEKENMGSQEAGSQEKAVNASPKGGDEDPSSEKSMGDGYGDLEAGFSGYPSLIYDGPFSDHLLNQKPKFIEGLKDVDEGYAATVASKVTGIPAGQLGKPSVENSTMPSYCFFAGDISVSVTKAGGIPVYLTNNRPMGGANVDVKRAVENAGRYLEGLGFKDMKTTYYMVSDNVCTINFASSIGNTVIYPDLIKVLVALDNGSICGYDARNYIMNHKERTLPADIITKTEGLHSVSPKLKVESVSTAIIPIDSGKEVFCYEYKCRGQEDEQILVYIDAKTGDAAKLLILLEDENGSLTI from the coding sequence TTGCATCCGATCAGGACTTTATCGCGGCGTTCGCTGATTCGCGTGGCACTCTTTGTGTTCGGCGCTCTGTTCATCGCCGTCTGTTTTGCGATCAGCGGCTATGTCGTCGCCAACAATTACAGAACCGCGCTGGAGTATTCTTACACACGCGCGCTCGACGACTTAGGCTATTATGCCCAGTCGATCAACACCTCGCTGACCAAAGGTATGTACGCCGGAACAAAAACACAGTTCCTTGCCACGGTCAACAAGCTCTCAACCGATGCTGCACAAGCCAAAAGTAATCTCTCGATTTTGCCCCAGTCGGGCGTCGATCTGACAAACACCTACAAATTCCTGTCCCAGGTCGGTGAATACTCGATGGCGCTGAACCGGAAACTGGCCACGGGCGGCACAATCACCGACGAGGAGTGGAATACCATGAAACAGCTCTCGGCGTACAGCACAGCTATGTCCGATGAGGTCGAGGTCATGCGCTCGATCGTGATGGACCGGGATTTCCTCAACGGGCAAGTTAAGAAAATCATGGAGAAAGAAAACATGGGCAGTCAGGAAGCCGGGTCGCAGGAAAAGGCAGTCAATGCCTCACCCAAAGGCGGCGATGAGGACCCGAGCAGCGAAAAGAGTATGGGCGACGGTTACGGCGATCTCGAAGCCGGGTTCAGCGGTTATCCGTCGCTGATTTACGACGGCCCGTTCTCCGACCACCTGCTCAATCAAAAACCGAAATTCATCGAAGGACTTAAAGATGTGGACGAGGGATATGCCGCAACCGTCGCTTCTAAAGTCACCGGGATCCCGGCCGGTCAGCTCGGAAAACCAAGCGTTGAAAACAGCACGATGCCGTCGTATTGCTTCTTCGCCGGAGATATCAGCGTCTCTGTGACCAAAGCGGGCGGTATACCGGTCTATTTGACCAATAACCGCCCCATGGGAGGCGCCAATGTCGATGTCAAACGCGCTGTTGAAAACGCCGGACGTTATTTGGAAGGACTCGGTTTTAAAGACATGAAGACCACGTATTATATGGTCAGCGATAATGTCTGCACAATTAACTTTGCCTCTTCGATCGGCAATACCGTCATTTATCCGGATTTGATAAAAGTGCTTGTCGCATTAGATAACGGCAGCATCTGCGGTTACGACGCGCGTAATTATATCATGAATCATAAAGAGCGCACGCTGCCCGCGGACATCATTACGAAAACCGAGGGACTGCATTCGGTCAGCCCGAAACTCAAGGTAGAATCGGTATCGACAGCGATCATCCCGATCGATTCGGGAAAAGAGGTTTTTTGTTATGAATATAAATGCCGCGGACAGGAAGATGAGCAGATCCTGGTATATATCGATGCAAAAACCGGTGATGCCGCTAAGTTGTTAATTTTGCTGGAGGATGAGAATGGCTCGCTTACAATTTAA
- a CDS encoding NAD-dependent epimerase/dehydratase family protein, giving the protein MKNILITGSGSYIGSSFEKYLIRFGDCYRTATLDMRNDAWEKFSFTGYDTVFHVAGIAHADLKNADDLYFKVNRDLAVRTAVKAKSDGVSQFIFMSTMKVYPSPTLKKAVEITSQTQPAPDSAYGLSKLQAEKSILALEDGSFRAVVLRPPMIYGPGCKGNYLKLSEYGQKLTVFPEIENRRSMLFIDNLCEFVRIMIENAEQGIFFPQDGEYVCTSRMVADIAASHGRRIRMMKAAPLVRLASLFLKKLDNAFSSYTYEQSMSEYRENYRLFDLSQAVVKTESETVK; this is encoded by the coding sequence CTGAAGAATATCCTTATCACCGGGAGCGGGAGCTATATCGGCTCCTCCTTTGAAAAATATTTAATACGTTTCGGGGATTGTTACCGCACTGCAACACTCGACATGAGAAATGATGCCTGGGAGAAATTTAGCTTCACAGGTTATGACACTGTTTTCCATGTGGCGGGCATTGCCCACGCCGATCTCAAAAACGCCGACGACCTCTATTTCAAAGTAAACCGCGATCTCGCCGTCAGAACCGCCGTTAAGGCCAAATCCGACGGCGTTTCGCAGTTTATTTTTATGAGTACGATGAAAGTTTACCCCTCGCCGACACTCAAAAAGGCAGTTGAGATCACCTCACAAACACAGCCCGCGCCTGATTCAGCATACGGACTCAGCAAGCTGCAGGCCGAAAAAAGCATACTGGCCCTTGAAGACGGTTCTTTTAGGGCAGTCGTCCTGCGGCCCCCGATGATCTATGGTCCCGGCTGCAAAGGCAATTACCTGAAACTCTCGGAGTACGGTCAAAAACTTACGGTTTTCCCGGAAATTGAAAATCGGCGCAGCATGCTGTTTATCGATAATCTCTGTGAATTTGTCCGCATTATGATTGAAAACGCCGAACAAGGCATATTCTTTCCCCAGGATGGCGAATATGTCTGCACCTCAAGAATGGTTGCTGACATCGCGGCTTCCCACGGCAGGAGAATCCGAATGATGAAGGCGGCGCCTTTGGTTCGGTTGGCTTCTCTTTTTTTAAAAAAGCTTGACAATGCTTTTTCTTCCTATACTTACGAACAAAGCATGAGTGAATACCGGGAAAACTATCGGCTTTTTGACCTTTCTCAAGCCGTCGTAAAGACTGAAAGTGAGACGGTGAAATGA
- a CDS encoding glycosyltransferase family 2 protein, which yields MKFSIITAVRNGEAELERTMRSVLQQTYPSPFEYIVVDGASIDKTLSIAESLIPEFEKRQIVLKLISEPDKGIYDAMNKGIAASSGEIVGMINCGDIYLPDAITETENAFNAGCDLSYGNILIRQGEKKYIKPAKDYIRPTSRGWNHPTQFVSKHIYNNFLYSLDCGIYADLDFFFKVKYGGWRITRIPKVLAEFAFGGVSNQKTLSAMCERMKIRYRVYRKNGFSPFYCFECFGIEVAKFLWS from the coding sequence ATGAAATTCAGCATTATCACAGCCGTCCGAAACGGCGAGGCTGAGCTTGAACGCACGATGCGCTCTGTATTGCAACAGACATATCCGTCTCCCTTTGAGTATATCGTCGTAGATGGCGCCTCAATCGATAAAACGCTCAGCATCGCAGAATCGCTCATCCCGGAATTTGAAAAAAGACAAATCGTTCTAAAACTCATCTCAGAACCTGATAAAGGCATCTACGACGCTATGAACAAGGGGATAGCCGCAAGCAGCGGCGAGATTGTCGGGATGATTAACTGCGGAGATATTTATCTGCCTGATGCAATCACCGAAACCGAAAATGCCTTTAACGCAGGTTGTGATTTGTCTTATGGCAATATCCTAATCAGGCAGGGAGAAAAAAAGTACATTAAGCCCGCAAAAGATTATATCAGGCCAACTTCGCGCGGCTGGAATCATCCGACTCAATTTGTCTCGAAACATATCTATAATAACTTCCTTTATTCACTCGATTGCGGTATCTATGCCGATCTCGACTTTTTTTTCAAAGTCAAATACGGCGGGTGGCGCATAACACGAATCCCGAAAGTGCTTGCGGAATTCGCATTCGGGGGTGTAAGTAACCAAAAGACCCTTTCTGCGATGTGTGAGCGTATGAAAATCCGATATCGTGTTTATCGTAAAAACGGTTTTTCGCCGTTTTATTGTTTCGAATGTTTCGGAATAGAAGTGGCAAAATTTCTTTGGAGTTAA
- a CDS encoding L-fucokinase: MQKGLWRAVASRQRSDYLRLLADPSRPFFDIIVITASNDRQAAAYRSEIRRRINAGLLPKAQFEVIADPEGKRVGSGGATLNLLAALSDTDGKKILIIHSGGDSRRIPQYSARGKLFSPIPRPMSDGSAEALFDELMITASGIAERIPAGAFVMSGDVLVLFDPSQITQLKIRKSDCAITARAPAEVGTEHGVFFTRGSEVAGFLHKLSLEELKNYGAISYDNSIELDTGMIFLSEPTLRIMRKLAQLHRSELIGETIRINFYGDLLYPLATDSTYENFLVQSGELPRSEKRDTARKLLWDELHERRLRYIPLSPAEFIHFGTNRELLGLMTEGVIKYSDLGWHAAVHSEAYGEFTAINSIVRHSDAGKCYIEDSRVIHCRIGDGCIISNCDLENITVPDNTVLSGYFLNDGTVCVRCCGLDDNPKENTHFKRRLDSALWNAPIFTSRTEMKLAVQDALDIIKGKKPAGAHLGFDTSFENCDLCAMAAWSASIAAEVEKQKLAFEAVRELVISSEMPAHPLPDPRSIRKNCRICLPLRINWGGWTDTPPYCYENGGAVLNMAVTIGGRLPVTAALRKHEKRCITLMCADSGEKADFHELESLQRCDDPLDPFALHKAVLLCCRVLPVSGGSMHSLLERFGSGFTLSTKVEGIPRGSGLGTSSILAAACVKAVYRFFGTEADDAAVFSRVLCIEQLMGTGGGWQDQVGGLTPGIKLVTSKPGAPQVLEVEPVALTEEKFAEFSERFALIYTGERRLARFLLREIMSKYLDREPDALKALKHDYKLCVSMRDALSHGDLDGLAVLMNAAWENRLRLDKNTTDTRIEEIFAACAPFIDGKFVCGAGGGGFLEVMLKKGVSKAELAQALNRKFGCEVWLSGCEVYMGSRDSGTVLSLLRNKKG, translated from the coding sequence ATGCAGAAGGGGCTTTGGCGCGCTGTCGCTTCCCGTCAGCGGTCGGATTATCTTCGTTTGCTGGCTGATCCGTCACGCCCTTTTTTTGACATTATCGTTATCACCGCTTCGAATGACCGCCAAGCCGCTGCTTATCGGTCTGAGATTCGGCGCAGAATAAACGCCGGTCTGCTGCCCAAAGCGCAGTTTGAAGTGATTGCAGACCCCGAGGGAAAACGAGTCGGCTCCGGCGGTGCGACTCTGAACCTTCTGGCTGCACTGAGTGATACGGACGGAAAGAAAATACTGATCATTCACTCCGGCGGCGACAGCCGTCGGATTCCGCAATATTCCGCCCGCGGCAAACTCTTCTCACCGATTCCGCGGCCGATGTCTGACGGCAGTGCCGAAGCTTTGTTTGATGAGCTGATGATCACGGCCTCCGGCATTGCGGAGCGTATTCCCGCAGGAGCATTTGTAATGTCCGGGGATGTGCTTGTTCTCTTTGACCCGTCGCAAATCACACAACTTAAAATCCGGAAGAGTGACTGTGCGATAACTGCAAGAGCACCGGCCGAAGTTGGCACCGAACATGGGGTGTTTTTCACCCGCGGCTCTGAAGTTGCGGGATTTCTACACAAACTCTCCCTTGAAGAACTTAAAAATTACGGAGCGATATCATACGATAACAGCATTGAGCTTGACACCGGAATGATTTTTTTATCGGAACCGACGCTGAGAATTATGAGAAAGCTGGCTCAACTGCACCGCAGTGAGCTCATCGGCGAAACGATTCGGATAAATTTTTACGGTGATCTGCTTTATCCGCTGGCAACCGATTCGACTTATGAGAATTTCCTTGTCCAGAGCGGAGAACTGCCCCGTTCGGAAAAACGCGACACGGCGAGAAAACTATTGTGGGATGAACTGCATGAACGCAGATTGCGTTATATTCCACTCTCGCCCGCCGAGTTTATTCATTTCGGCACCAACCGTGAATTGCTCGGATTAATGACCGAAGGCGTTATAAAGTATTCGGATTTGGGGTGGCACGCTGCCGTTCACTCCGAGGCATATGGTGAATTCACGGCTATTAATTCCATCGTCCGGCACAGCGATGCCGGAAAATGCTATATCGAGGACAGCCGCGTGATCCACTGCCGCATCGGAGACGGCTGTATCATCTCGAATTGTGACCTTGAAAACATCACGGTACCCGATAACACCGTTTTGAGCGGTTATTTTTTAAACGACGGAACTGTATGTGTGCGCTGCTGCGGTTTAGACGACAACCCGAAAGAAAATACCCATTTTAAGCGCAGACTGGACAGTGCGCTTTGGAATGCGCCGATTTTTACGTCCCGCACAGAGATGAAACTGGCAGTCCAAGATGCGCTTGACATTATCAAAGGGAAAAAGCCGGCTGGTGCGCATCTCGGATTTGATACAAGTTTCGAAAACTGCGACCTTTGCGCAATGGCCGCATGGAGTGCATCGATTGCGGCGGAGGTGGAAAAGCAAAAACTGGCTTTTGAAGCCGTGCGCGAGTTGGTGATCTCCTCCGAAATGCCTGCGCACCCGCTGCCCGACCCCCGCTCCATCAGAAAGAACTGCCGTATCTGTCTGCCGCTGCGAATCAACTGGGGCGGCTGGACCGATACTCCGCCCTACTGTTACGAAAACGGGGGCGCTGTGCTTAACATGGCGGTCACAATCGGCGGGCGGCTGCCGGTGACGGCGGCGCTTCGAAAGCACGAAAAGCGCTGTATTACGCTGATGTGCGCAGACAGCGGGGAAAAAGCCGATTTTCACGAGTTGGAATCGCTGCAGCGCTGCGATGACCCGCTCGACCCGTTTGCTCTGCATAAAGCTGTTTTGTTATGCTGCCGGGTGCTTCCCGTCAGCGGCGGTTCGATGCATTCGTTGTTGGAGAGATTCGGCAGCGGTTTTACGCTTTCCACCAAAGTCGAGGGGATTCCGCGCGGATCCGGTCTCGGGACCAGCAGCATTCTGGCTGCGGCATGCGTCAAAGCCGTCTATCGGTTTTTCGGAACCGAAGCCGATGACGCTGCGGTGTTCTCTCGGGTGCTTTGCATCGAACAGCTGATGGGTACCGGAGGCGGCTGGCAGGATCAGGTCGGCGGGCTCACGCCGGGCATCAAACTGGTCACCTCAAAGCCCGGGGCCCCGCAAGTGCTCGAAGTGGAACCGGTTGCACTCACCGAGGAAAAATTCGCCGAATTTTCGGAGAGATTCGCATTAATTTATACCGGAGAGCGCCGTCTTGCGCGTTTTTTGCTGCGCGAGATCATGAGTAAGTATCTGGACCGCGAACCGGATGCGCTGAAAGCGCTCAAACACGATTATAAACTCTGCGTCTCCATGCGGGATGCGCTTTCCCACGGTGATCTGGACGGACTTGCCGTTTTAATGAACGCGGCATGGGAGAACCGTCTGAGACTCGATAAAAATACGACAGATACCCGCATCGAGGAGATATTTGCAGCCTGTGCGCCTTTCATCGACGGAAAATTCGTCTGCGGCGCGGGCGGGGGCGGATTCCTGGAAGTCATGCTGAAAAAGGGCGTCTCGAAGGCAGAGCTTGCACAGGCGCTGAACCGGAAATTCGGCTGCGAGGTCTGGCTGAGCGGCTGCGAGGTTTATATGGGTTCCAGGGATTCAGGAACTGTCCTGTCTCTGCTCAGAAATAAAAAAGGATGA
- a CDS encoding glycosyltransferase produces MKILQINTVCTGSSTATISVQLARMVTANGGESLIAYGRDAAAPSVESIRIENISEFLMHALLSRLTDRQGFFSASATRKLSDFIRKYNPDVIHLHNLHGYYLNIRILFETLAQLDKPIVWTLHDCWALTGHCVYIGDCPKWRTGCGDCPKTHLYPNALVDQSARNLKEKQLLFTLVGNLTIVTPSDWLGRLVRRSFLSEYPVEVIPNGIDLDVFMPSENDFRAQRDIKASEKIVLGVANFRDTNKGLDDFTALSKTIPGCRIVLVGLSEKQIASLPEGILGLPRVNDPAELAKIYSAADVFVNPTYADNFPTVNLEALACGIPVVTYDTGGSAESIGSCGIAVPTGDREALSAAVQMYLMNPPSREFCRVQASAFDRNARFEAYLRLYEKLAEGGKQ; encoded by the coding sequence ATGAAAATTCTACAGATTAATACTGTCTGTACCGGCTCAAGCACTGCCACGATCAGCGTTCAGCTGGCCCGAATGGTCACCGCAAACGGCGGCGAATCTTTGATTGCCTATGGGCGCGATGCAGCGGCTCCGTCGGTTGAATCCATTCGCATCGAAAATATAAGCGAATTTTTAATGCATGCGCTGCTTTCCCGACTGACCGACCGGCAGGGGTTCTTCTCCGCCTCGGCCACCAGAAAACTCAGCGATTTCATCCGTAAATATAATCCTGACGTCATCCATTTACACAACCTCCACGGTTATTATCTGAATATTAGAATTTTGTTCGAAACTCTTGCACAGCTGGACAAGCCGATTGTTTGGACGCTGCACGACTGCTGGGCACTGACCGGCCACTGCGTCTATATCGGAGACTGCCCGAAATGGCGGACCGGCTGCGGAGACTGTCCGAAAACACACCTCTACCCGAATGCGTTGGTCGACCAAAGTGCCCGTAATCTAAAAGAAAAACAGCTTCTGTTTACTTTGGTCGGAAATCTGACGATTGTGACGCCGTCTGATTGGTTAGGTAGATTGGTCCGCCGTTCTTTTTTATCCGAATACCCGGTAGAAGTCATCCCGAACGGAATTGACTTGGATGTTTTTATGCCCTCCGAGAACGATTTCAGAGCACAGCGCGACATTAAAGCAAGCGAGAAGATCGTGCTCGGTGTGGCCAATTTTCGCGACACAAACAAAGGGCTGGACGATTTTACAGCATTGTCAAAAACTATTCCCGGCTGCCGGATCGTGCTCGTCGGGCTGAGCGAAAAGCAGATCGCTTCGCTGCCGGAAGGTATTCTCGGACTCCCCCGCGTCAATGATCCCGCCGAGCTTGCAAAAATCTACTCCGCGGCGGATGTTTTTGTCAACCCCACCTACGCCGATAATTTTCCGACGGTGAACCTTGAGGCATTGGCCTGCGGCATTCCGGTCGTCACCTATGATACGGGCGGAAGTGCCGAATCGATCGGCAGCTGCGGTATTGCCGTCCCGACCGGAGATCGGGAAGCGCTCTCGGCTGCTGTGCAAATGTACTTAATGAACCCTCCGTCCCGCGAGTTTTGCCGAGTACAGGCATCGGCTTTCGACAGGAATGCGCGATTTGAAGCATACCTGCGGCTTTATGAAAAATTGGCGGAAGGGGGAAAACAATGA
- a CDS encoding glycosyltransferase family 4 protein: MRVLFYTNLPSPYRVDFFNLLGQSVELTVVFTAHRNQNTGWVQGNEDIRNFKAIFLCDSTELSAERQPANRPKYSYPEAFRFAFGDWDAVFATNYSSPTEIILLHSLKQRKIPYILEVDGGFVREESGVKRQLKKYLISGAKFYLSTGKTTDDYLCFYGADKNKIKHYPLSSVFASEIAEAPAGAGEKAAGRKALGLPGGLLCLFVGQLIHRKGVDILVEAARRLPGIRFCVVGNGNPSGYGAPDNVIFAGQKNRAELSRYYRAADLFVLPTREDIWGLVINEAAAKGLPVVTTDRCIAGLEMLNKQFIVPSENAAALANKLNELISDPAALKAAAEASLSAARRYTIEEMVRAHLAFFADF, from the coding sequence ATGAGGGTCCTGTTTTATACCAATCTGCCTTCTCCGTACCGCGTGGATTTTTTTAATTTATTGGGTCAAAGCGTTGAACTGACCGTTGTTTTTACCGCCCATCGCAATCAGAACACCGGTTGGGTTCAGGGAAATGAAGACATCCGCAATTTCAAAGCGATTTTTTTATGCGATTCAACTGAACTCAGTGCAGAACGGCAGCCGGCGAACCGGCCGAAATATTCCTATCCCGAAGCGTTTCGTTTCGCGTTCGGTGACTGGGACGCCGTCTTTGCCACAAACTATTCCTCACCTACCGAGATCATTCTGTTACATTCCCTTAAACAGCGGAAAATTCCTTATATCCTTGAGGTGGACGGCGGTTTCGTGCGAGAAGAGAGCGGAGTCAAGAGGCAGCTTAAAAAATACCTTATCTCGGGCGCAAAATTTTATCTCTCTACCGGTAAAACCACCGATGATTATCTTTGCTTTTACGGCGCGGATAAAAATAAAATCAAGCATTATCCGCTGTCCTCGGTATTTGCTTCCGAAATTGCCGAAGCACCCGCAGGCGCCGGGGAAAAAGCCGCCGGCAGAAAAGCGCTCGGATTGCCCGGCGGCCTGCTTTGCCTTTTCGTAGGCCAGCTGATTCACCGCAAAGGCGTGGATATCCTTGTTGAGGCGGCGAGACGGCTGCCCGGCATCCGCTTCTGTGTGGTCGGAAACGGCAATCCCTCGGGTTACGGCGCGCCGGATAACGTCATTTTTGCCGGGCAAAAAAACAGAGCCGAACTTTCGCGGTATTACCGCGCAGCCGATTTATTTGTACTTCCGACCAGGGAGGACATCTGGGGCCTTGTCATCAATGAAGCCGCCGCAAAAGGCCTTCCGGTCGTTACGACAGACCGCTGCATCGCCGGACTCGAGATGCTGAACAAACAATTCATCGTCCCTTCCGAAAACGCCGCCGCGCTTGCAAATAAGCTGAACGAACTCATTTCCGACCCTGCCGCGCTGAAAGCCGCCGCCGAAGCTTCGCTCTCCGCTGCCCGGCGTTATACGATCGAGGAAATGGTGCGAGCGCATCTGGCTTTTTTTGCCGATTTCTGA